In the Babylonia areolata isolate BAREFJ2019XMU chromosome 34, ASM4173473v1, whole genome shotgun sequence genome, one interval contains:
- the LOC143277380 gene encoding leucine-rich repeat-containing protein 71-like, whose amino-acid sequence MAQREVTLMVVAAMVEQEVADDDRTVTEVHVRDWKVDEPMMGALTQCLMALSSLHTLQLWNAGLDFSAVESLAAGLPGCPRLSVLVLDNNPLRSLPVWLLLAPGSPLQSLSLRWCGITHVEAEHVALALGSPPQITGDGGGGSDRASISIENKLICSSSDDSNTTLLSLNLSGNRVGNAGACHLAEALKLNRTLLVLNLTANGVGDAGALALAEALSWFRVGEELQRVRRAMVHETLARHLLPSLETDQVSVGELMGKRGSHSAGFSRMLFATGSSSSPERLLKKDGGLEKKRGSPARHKKSQDMTAEARLRHYRLKRRKMLDKPVFDPELSEVGREERHHPLLQAGYIHGAQMWLPGNRTLLSLNLSRNEVGEEGVGALLDAVREQGLGFVDGKERGLRRLVLSRNAFGAGSPAAKALGHLMAVRDPLARYPIIDLCKSFISPCAIPVCPVF is encoded by the exons ATGGCCCAGCGCGAAGTGACATTGATGGTAGTGGCGGCGatg GTGGAGCAGGAGGTGGCCGACGATGACCGGACGGTGACGGAGGTGCACGTGCGGGACTGGAAGGTTGACGAACCCATGATGGGGGCCCTGACGCAGTGCTTGATGGCGCTGTCCTCCCTGCACACACTGCAGCTGTGGAACGCAGGGCTGGACTTCTCTGCCGTGGAGTCCCTGGCCGCCGGGCTCCCGGGCTGCCCGCGCCTGTCTGTGCTGGTGCTGGACAACAACCCGCTCCGGAGCCTGCCCGTGTGGCTCCTGCTGGCCCCCGGAAGCCCCCTGCAGAGCCTGTCGCTCCGCTGGTGCGGCATCACCCACGTGGAGGCTGAGCACGTGGCCCTGGCGCTCGGCTCTCCGCCCCAAATCACCGGCGATGGCGGCGGCGGTAGCGACCGCGCCAGCATCAGCATCGAAAATAAACTCATCTGCAGCAGCAGCGACGACAGCAACACGACGCTGCTGTCGCTCAACCTGTCCGGGAACCGCGTGGGGAACGCCGGGGCGTGCCACCTGGCAGAGGCGCTAAAGCTGAACCGGACGCTGCTGGTGCTGAACCTGACGGCCAACGGCGTGGGGGACGCGGGGGCCCTGGCCCTGGCCGAGGCGCTGTCGTGGTTCCGGGTCGGGGAGGAGCTGCAGCGCGTGCGCCGCGCCATGGTGCACGAGACGCTGGCCAGGCACCTGCTGCCGTCGCTCGAGACGGACCAAGTATCTGTCGGCGAACTGATGGGGAAGCGGGGTTCCCACTCCGCAGGGTTCTCCCGCATGCTGTTCGCCACTGGCAGTTCTTCCAGCCCGGAGAGGCTGCTGAAGAAGGACGGTGGGttggagaagaagagggggagccCTGCCCGGCACAAGAAGAGCCAGGACATGACGGCCGAGGCCAGGCTGCGGCACTACcggctgaagaggaggaagatgctGGATAAGCCCGTGTTCGACCCCGAACTGAGT gaagtggggagggaggagcgcCACCACCCGCTGTTGCAGGCTGGGTACATACACGGGGCTCAGATGTGGCTGCCGGGCAACCGCACCCTGCTCAGCCTGAACCTGTCGCGGAacgaggtgggggaggagggggtgggggcgctgCTGGACGCCGTGCGGGAGCAAGGCTTGGGGTTCGTTGACGGGAAGGAGCGGGGCCTCCGTCGGCTGGTGCTCTCCCGGAACGCGTTCGGCGCGGGCAGCCCGGCGGCGAAGGCCCTGGGCCACCTAATGGCCGTGCGAGACCCCCTGGCCCGCTACCCCATCATCGACCTGTGCAAGAGCTTCATCTCCCCCTGCGCCATCCCCGTCTGCCCGGTCTTCTGA